The following nucleotide sequence is from Ornithodoros turicata isolate Travis chromosome 2, ASM3712646v1, whole genome shotgun sequence.
GGTGTCGCCATCTGGAGGAAGGAATATCGATTtagaatatcgaatcgaatatttAGAGGCTGGAGGGAAATCTGGAGGTTTCGTTCTCAGTTTACAAAAGTTATGAAACAGCGCCCAGAATCGTATGTCTTTCGAACAATCCTACCACAGTAAAACACTTGAATTGACTTTGCTTTCTTCTGGTCCTACCATCGTCGGTCCTGCGCTGCATAGGAAGTATGGCAGCGTATAATTCCGCCGCCACGCGGGTTGTACTTCAGTAAGAACCTTGCAAGCTGCAGATTCCAATACTATATACCGAACTAGAGCTTGCTGCATGTCTAGCAACTGTGTGGTTTTGCATTACATTGCTTCTGTTATCTTGTGAGCGCATCACCAGCCGCATGTAGCGGTTCTTATGACGCAATCATGTCACGTGCAAGTGTGCATGTCAACGTCGAATCAAGCTAATGTTTATATGGCGGGTTCTGGAGAAAATTCGATCAACGGAGGTTTTTGGACAACTTTCAGAGGTATTTTGGCTTCATCTGGAGGGACGGCCGGAAATGACTTGGCAACACTGGTCAGCTACAGTGCCATCATCGCATTTACGGGTTTGGCAGAGAGCCAATGAGTAGAGTGAATTTTTATTATTCACGTACACGAATGGATTTAGGAAATATTCACATCCGTTACGTCGGTGTGCGCCGACGTAAACGTAATATGACAGTCTGCTACATCGGGCTCCCGCACTGGTTTGGGAGCCATTGTATAACAgcttcaatattttttttccctctcagCAACTGTAACGAACGGGCTACACTGCTGTCATTATTAAAATCTGAAATATCGTTCGGATCATCGCTCTAAATCAGCTGGACTTTCGCCCTCTCACAATGTCACAATGTCTCCGTGGACAAATCCAGTCCATCAACACTACTAAATTTTTGCCCACCCTCACTTCGGCCCTCCCTGTGGGGCGACTCCTACGTTTTACCATATTACATCAATAACAGGGGTCGAGTATCATCCCTGGCGACAAAACAGAAGTTGTTCTTTGGGAGCGCAGTTCGTAATTGAATTGACAAAAAACGAAAGGCAGAATTGCATTGTTTATTATCAATTCCTTTCGTCTCCTACTCCGAAACCCCTATCGCCACGTGGTTTCCACGTCCAGCACTTCGGATCATCAAACCACCACTTCTTAATATCCACGTAGACCTTGGTGCTGTAGTTATGGCTTTGAATCTTCTCACACAGGCGACACGCCGCCTGCTGTTCCTCCTCGGCAACTGTATAATCACCCTTCCATTTGAAGAAGGAGCTGTAGTTCTTCCAGGTGTGCACGATGTTCTTCATGTACCTCCCCAACTCCTGTGGCGTCACAAACGACAGGGCATCGATGAACGACCGAGGCGGAGAAAATGCAGAGTAGTTAGCGGATCCCATCACAACTGGTACCACGTCGTAGTTTATAGGGTAATAGAATTTCTCTGTCACGTAGTCTCGACACAGAGAATTCTCGAAGGAGAGGTAAAAATAATATTTCTTGGACAGCATCTCATAGCACTCGTGGCTGTACGCTGGAACACACCTCAAGTGTCCACATGCACCGTACACGTCGACGTCTATCACTTTCTGAAGCTCACGGACGAATTCCGATCGGCCGCTGGGAGCGTGACAGTTGGAGGCAAACCACGCAGCCATCCGCTTCTTCTTGAACCTTTTCGGTACTGCCCTGTGGGCAAGTCTTTCTATGACACTGCTCAGTTTCAAGGTTCGAAACTTGGGATACGGAATATCGGCGTCGCTACGATGGGTGATGGTCCAGTTTATGCGACCGTTCAAAGCCAGGACGGTCTTGGGTGTGTGCAGTGCCGACTCCATGCCTAGAAGCACCCAGATCTGCTCCGCGTCTCGTCTGGGTGGAATGTCA
It contains:
- the LOC135386229 gene encoding alpha-(1,3)-fucosyltransferase C-like encodes the protein MLIVPPVQFLSPHRFVIRLVIIVVAINVVFVIIWNPSLLSSLQLSRAAININDTATVVVLWNTFYGNSVTEYFTDDKIRKCTHRCIFTRNRSMADKSAAIIFHAHDFDPNDIPPRRDAEQIWVLLGMESALHTPKTVLALNGRINWTITHRSDADIPYPKFRTLKLSSVIERLAHRAVPKRFKKKRMAAWFASNCHAPSGRSEFVRELQKVIDVDVYGACGHLRCVPAYSHECYEMLSKKYYFYLSFENSLCRDYVTEKFYYPINYDVVPVVMGSANYSAFSPPRSFIDALSFVTPQELGRYMKNIVHTWKNYSSFFKWKGDYTVAEEEQQAACRLCEKIQSHNYSTKVYVDIKKWWFDDPKCWTWKPRGDRGFGVGDERN